A window of Ruminiclostridium herbifermentans genomic DNA:
TGTTTTGCATATTGTATTGTCAGAGGCTGAATAGTAACAATATTTTTTTCTGTAACTATTTAAATTGTGGAATTGCTAACTAAATATTGCAAAATATTTGATGAGTATAATTATCAACAAATTTATTTGACTATGAACCATAACAAAGATAAAATTAAGTAAAATATAAATTATTTTTACGGAGGAACAGCAATGCTAACACATATTGTATTACTTAGATTAAAGGATAAAAGTGAAGAAAGTTTACAGAAAATGAAATCAGAATTGCTATCGCTTAAAGGTCAAATTCCTTGTTTGAAATTTATAGAGGTTGGAACAGATATATTACATTCAGAAAGATCTTACGATGTTGGACTCTATACAAAATTTGATTCTTTGAAGGATATGGAAGAATATCAGGTACATCCAGCTCATCTTAAGGTTCTGGAATATATAAAAGAAGTGAAAGAATCATCCGTAGCAATTGACTATGAAAGCGAAAACTAAATTTAAAAAAATGCAGTTTTAGTTTTTATCTTTTGGATAGAATAAGTTTAAAGAAGTTAAGTCCATCTCCTTACATTTTAGTAAAGTGTATGGACTAATGTTAATTTGCTGAACTATAATACAAGATAATATTTGGAGATAAAGATGAAAAAATATACATTACTAATATTAATTTTGATAGCTGCTCTTGTTTCTGGCTGCACTAATAATTTGTATACAAACAAAGAAATTAATAATGCTGAAAATACTGTTTTAGGTGAAGCTTCTAGCTTAACTCAGAGTCAGGAGCAAATGGATGCACTTTCTTCTGACAGTATCGTTGAAAGTACTGATAGCAGTGATGACAGTAATACTAGAAATGAGGCTAATGGCGACACTGATAATAAAACAGTAACAACTGACAACACTCAGCAAGCCAACATCA
This region includes:
- a CDS encoding Dabb family protein encodes the protein MLTHIVLLRLKDKSEESLQKMKSELLSLKGQIPCLKFIEVGTDILHSERSYDVGLYTKFDSLKDMEEYQVHPAHLKVLEYIKEVKESSVAIDYESEN